The window CCGTGAACACCTGCTTCACCTCGTCGGGATCGGTGACGAAGACCCAGGTGCCCTCGCGGGCGATGCGCACGCTGAACGTGTCCCCGTAGCGGCGCCGGCAGCGTTCCATGAAGTGGGTGGGGCGACGCACCCAGCGGGCGGTCTGCAGCGCCACCGGGAGGCGCGGGCCGGGCGGGAGCGACGTGGCGGTCACGCCGCGCGTTCCAGGGTGTGTCGGGGGCAGCTGAGCACACGCAGCCGGCACAGAAGGCCCCGGAGCGGAGCGGGCGCCGGAGGCTCGGGCAGCGTCGCGTAGACGCGAGCGCGCAGCGGCAGGCCGCGGGCGACGGTGAGGCGGCGGCGCAGCGCCGGGCCGCGGCCGTCCATCGCGGCGCGCACGCCGGCGCCCACGAGCACCTCGCCCGGCCGGGCTGCCGCGCACAGCCGCGCGGCGCGGTTGACGGTGGCCCCGTACCAGTCGCCGGCATGGGCCACGGCCGGGCCGCACTCGACGCCTATGCGCAACCGCGGCAGCCGGCCGGCATCGGCGTCCTGCCGCAGTCTCTCCGCCAGACGCAGGGCCGAGGACGGATCGTCCGCGCGGATCATCATCCCGTCGCCGAGGCTCTTGACCGCTTCGGCCCCGTGGGCGGGAAGCAGCGCGCGGATGCGGCTGCCCACCCCGACGGCCAGACGCGCAGCCTCCGCGTCACCCCGGCGGGCTGTGTAGGCGGTGAAGCCGACGATGTCGACGAACGCGAACGTGTGCATCGGTGAGCCTCCAGTACCGGAGAGTATTGGGATACCGGCCGGTATGTCGAGCGGTTGGTCCACAACGAGATCGGCACCCTGGGTACGGCC of the Thermoleophilaceae bacterium genome contains:
- a CDS encoding adenylate/guanylate cyclase domain-containing protein, coding for MHTFAFVDIVGFTAYTARRGDAEAARLAVGVGSRIRALLPAHGAEAVKSLGDGMMIRADDPSSALRLAERLRQDADAGRLPRLRIGVECGPAVAHAGDWYGATVNRAARLCAAARPGEVLVGAGVRAAMDGRGPALRRRLTVARGLPLRARVYATLPEPPAPAPLRGLLCRLRVLSCPRHTLERAA